In one window of Terriglobales bacterium DNA:
- the alr gene encoding alanine racemase: MRPTWAEVSLSALQQNFRTLQDHVEPHAIVCAVVKADAYGHGSVECARALQQAGCGWFGVSSPDEGLLLRNKGITGRILLMAGFWRGDEIAIVEHDLTPAVWEWSHIELLEDAAHKCYGGRLRSPRVPVHLKVDTGMGRLGLCTSEIGAFATTIKAAEYVFLEGLFTHLASAEVTGAPDTDAQVGRFEDAVSAIIENGLSPTYYHMANSAAIAGRQNTWRNMVRPGISLYGYYLPFTSAISGSPDPSVELQVKPVLTWKTRIHAVRDFPAKSPIGYNAAYITSAPARIAVLPVGYADGLSRQLSSQGRVIVRNDYAPIVGIVSMDMTMIDVTGIPGADIGDEVILLGSNGERSISAWEHANLAHTIPYETLCNISKRVPRKYVE; this comes from the coding sequence ATGCGCCCCACATGGGCGGAGGTTTCGCTCTCCGCGCTTCAACAAAACTTTCGCACTCTCCAGGACCACGTTGAGCCTCACGCCATCGTGTGCGCGGTGGTGAAGGCCGATGCCTACGGCCACGGCTCGGTGGAGTGCGCGCGCGCCCTGCAGCAGGCAGGATGCGGATGGTTCGGCGTAAGCTCTCCTGATGAGGGCCTGCTGCTGCGCAATAAAGGCATTACGGGCCGCATTCTCCTGATGGCCGGCTTCTGGCGCGGCGATGAAATTGCCATTGTCGAGCATGATCTCACTCCCGCTGTGTGGGAGTGGAGCCACATTGAGCTGCTGGAAGATGCGGCGCACAAGTGCTACGGCGGCCGCCTCCGCTCCCCGCGAGTTCCAGTCCACCTCAAGGTAGATACAGGCATGGGACGTCTTGGTCTGTGCACGAGCGAGATCGGTGCCTTTGCTACCACTATCAAAGCGGCGGAGTACGTATTTCTCGAAGGCCTGTTCACGCATTTGGCTTCGGCAGAGGTCACAGGCGCGCCCGATACCGACGCGCAGGTTGGACGCTTTGAAGATGCCGTCAGCGCCATCATTGAAAACGGACTCTCTCCCACCTACTACCATATGGCCAACAGCGCTGCCATTGCCGGCCGGCAAAACACGTGGAGAAACATGGTGCGTCCAGGCATCTCGCTCTACGGATATTATCTGCCGTTTACTTCTGCCATCAGCGGTTCGCCTGACCCCTCGGTTGAACTGCAGGTCAAGCCCGTGCTCACCTGGAAGACGCGCATCCATGCCGTTCGCGACTTTCCCGCCAAATCTCCCATCGGTTATAACGCGGCCTATATCACCTCGGCGCCGGCGCGCATTGCCGTGCTGCCGGTAGGATATGCCGACGGACTCAGCCGCCAACTTTCCTCACAGGGACGTGTGATCGTACGCAACGATTACGCTCCGATTGTGGGCATTGTCAGTATGGATATGACCATGATCGACGTTACTGGCATCCCTGGGGCCGATATTGGAGACGAGGTCATTCTTCTCGGCTCGAATGGTGAGCGCAGCATCAGCGCCTGGGAGCACGCCAACCTGGCCCACACCATTCCTTATGAAACCCTGTGCAACATCTCCAAGCGCGTGCCCAGAAAGTACGTGGAATAA
- a CDS encoding alpha/beta hydrolase family protein yields the protein MRKLYANWITNWETQLTTADTNRIVRPFEWGVEWTRTWPFVNGNYPQSAEAYEGYLHKLNETVVRHSHEFFSYDVPTDFRLERRKLQLFATRSRPQDEDKLKGKEGDFLRFTSPVSTPYPENNLMNARWFPAKEKNGTKNKRAVIVLPHWNSDAISHNSICTALNWFGISALRMSPPYHDIRRPAELTRADYAVSSNVARTIDATRQAVIDMRCCLDWLAQQGYTQFGVMGTSLGSCYAFLASAHDERLSVNVFNHASTYFADVVWTGQSTRHIRESFETTIDLESLRRAWACISPTSYVDQFATAGPKKSLVIYAKYDLTFLPEFSRRVVEEFARRNFDFKAVELPCGHYTTGETPYKYLDGYHIVKYLVRAFT from the coding sequence ATGCGCAAACTCTACGCAAATTGGATAACCAACTGGGAAACCCAGCTCACCACCGCCGATACCAATCGCATCGTCCGCCCCTTCGAATGGGGCGTGGAGTGGACGCGCACCTGGCCCTTTGTTAACGGCAATTATCCCCAGAGTGCCGAGGCTTATGAGGGTTATCTGCATAAGCTGAATGAGACCGTCGTGCGCCACAGCCACGAGTTTTTCTCCTACGACGTGCCCACGGATTTTCGCCTCGAGCGGCGCAAATTGCAGCTCTTCGCCACCCGCAGCCGCCCGCAGGATGAAGACAAACTCAAAGGCAAAGAAGGCGATTTCCTGCGCTTCACTTCGCCGGTGAGCACGCCCTATCCCGAGAATAATCTGATGAATGCGCGCTGGTTCCCGGCAAAGGAAAAGAATGGGACCAAGAACAAGCGCGCCGTCATCGTGCTGCCGCATTGGAACTCTGACGCCATCAGCCACAATTCCATCTGCACGGCGTTGAACTGGTTTGGAATTTCGGCTTTGCGCATGAGCCCGCCGTACCACGATATCCGCCGGCCGGCCGAGCTGACCCGCGCCGATTATGCCGTCAGCTCCAATGTGGCCCGCACCATTGACGCCACCCGCCAGGCGGTCATTGATATGCGCTGCTGTCTCGATTGGCTGGCCCAGCAGGGATACACCCAGTTTGGCGTCATGGGCACCAGCCTGGGATCCTGCTATGCCTTCCTGGCCAGCGCACACGACGAGCGTCTGAGCGTCAACGTGTTCAATCACGCGTCCACCTATTTCGCCGATGTGGTCTGGACCGGGCAATCTACCCGGCACATCCGCGAAAGTTTTGAGACCACGATTGATTTGGAAAGTTTGCGCCGCGCGTGGGCGTGTATCAGCCCCACGTCCTATGTAGATCAATTTGCCACGGCCGGACCCAAGAAGTCGCTGGTGATCTATGCGAAATATGATCTGACGTTTCTTCCTGAATTCTCCCGAAGAGTGGTGGAAGAATTCGCGCGCCGCAACTTTGACTTCAAAGCAGTTGAACTTCCCTGCGGCCACTACACGACTGGCGAGACGCCTTACAAATATCTCGACGGCTACCACATCGTGAAGTATCTGGTGCGTGCTTTTACCTAA
- a CDS encoding PilZ domain-containing protein — protein MPLQALLFLREPEALRVARQAFDSSNILCQVGTNPAQAIELLNKRRFDAVVVDCDDLPGGKDVLQQLRSSPSSKRAMAFGIINGSTTVRQAFDLGANFVLDKPLTAERFTRTLRAAQGLMKREQRRYFRNALETEAVVTLPEGKEHRIRILNLSEGGMAVKLPVQLQTATPVRVRFFLPGGLRIEAKAEITWHKENAGVGVRFLHMDPKMQRDLEQWLGHRFEAQNAHINATARPR, from the coding sequence ATGCCGTTGCAGGCTTTACTCTTCTTGCGCGAACCGGAAGCATTACGCGTTGCCCGCCAGGCTTTCGACAGTTCGAACATCCTATGCCAAGTGGGAACAAATCCTGCCCAGGCGATTGAGCTTCTGAACAAGCGCCGTTTTGACGCGGTGGTGGTGGATTGCGACGACCTGCCAGGTGGCAAAGATGTGCTGCAGCAGTTACGCAGCAGTCCTTCCAGCAAGCGTGCCATGGCATTCGGCATTATCAACGGCAGTACCACGGTGCGCCAGGCTTTTGACCTGGGCGCGAACTTCGTGCTGGATAAGCCCCTTACCGCAGAACGCTTCACCCGCACCTTGCGCGCCGCCCAGGGCCTGATGAAACGCGAACAACGGCGCTATTTCCGCAATGCGCTCGAGACCGAAGCCGTGGTTACGCTTCCGGAAGGCAAGGAACACCGCATACGGATTTTGAATTTAAGCGAAGGCGGCATGGCGGTGAAGTTGCCCGTTCAACTGCAAACGGCCACACCGGTGCGCGTGCGTTTTTTCCTGCCCGGAGGCCTGCGCATTGAAGCCAAGGCCGAGATCACCTGGCACAAAGAAAACGCGGGCGTGGGCGTCCGCTTTCTGCACATGGACCCCAAGATGCAACGCGACCTGGAGCAATGGCTGGGCCATCGTTTCGAAGCGCAAAATGCCCACATCAATGCTACCGCTCGTCCGCGTTAG
- the folK gene encoding 2-amino-4-hydroxy-6-hydroxymethyldihydropteridine diphosphokinase, with product MKKKVYLSLGSNIGDRRVQIATAIEKLGTLGTITAASSFYETEPMEIAHQPWFLNCAVALETELMPKRLLKAILGIEQQMGRRRTQPKGPRSIDIDILLFGNSVVETAGLTIPHPAMHERRFVLVPLAEIAPGVRHPLLKKTISELRDALPPGGAVRRVEMA from the coding sequence CTGAAAAAAAAAGTTTATCTATCGCTCGGATCGAACATCGGCGACCGCCGGGTTCAGATCGCTACAGCCATTGAGAAGCTGGGAACTTTGGGAACAATTACAGCGGCCTCTTCCTTTTATGAAACCGAACCGATGGAGATAGCCCACCAGCCCTGGTTCCTGAACTGCGCGGTTGCCCTCGAAACCGAACTCATGCCCAAACGGCTGCTGAAGGCGATCCTGGGGATTGAACAGCAGATGGGCCGACGCCGTACGCAGCCCAAGGGTCCGCGCTCGATTGATATTGACATTCTTCTGTTCGGCAACTCAGTCGTGGAGACGGCGGGCCTGACCATTCCTCATCCGGCAATGCACGAGCGGCGCTTCGTGCTGGTGCCGCTGGCGGAGATCGCCCCTGGTGTGCGGCATCCGCTGTTGAAGAAAACCATCAGCGAGCTGCGCGATGCGTTGCCGCCGGGCGGAGCAGTGCGCAGGGTTGAGATGGCATAG
- a CDS encoding HU family DNA-binding protein: MAAGMTKSQLVRHMAEKLGTNNKTAATFLETLADTAIKETKKNDIFVIPGLGRLVKAHRKARMGRNPQTGEAIQIKAKTVVKFRVAKAAKDAIAPKGK, translated from the coding sequence ATGGCAGCAGGTATGACCAAATCTCAACTCGTGCGGCACATGGCCGAAAAACTTGGTACTAACAATAAAACGGCCGCAACATTCCTCGAGACCCTCGCTGATACCGCGATCAAAGAGACCAAAAAGAACGATATCTTCGTTATCCCCGGCCTCGGTCGCTTGGTGAAGGCGCACCGCAAAGCTCGCATGGGCCGTAACCCTCAAACTGGCGAAGCCATCCAGATCAAAGCCAAGACCGTCGTGAAGTTCCGCGTGGCCAAGGCTGCCAAGGATGCGATCGCTCCCAAGGGCAAATAG
- the typA gene encoding translational GTPase TypA: MSIRNLAIIAHVDHGKTTLVDAMLRQSGTFRANEVVADRVMDSNELERERGITILAKNTAIFYHTVKINIVDTPGHADFGGEVERALKMVDGVMLLVDASEGPLPQTRYVLGKALEAGLPPIVIMNKIDRPDARPQEVLNEIYDLFIDLDAKEEQLDFPVLYTNAKAGTASTSAEQPGTDLKLLFDAILETIPAPAGDAAATLQVLVANLDYSDYLGRLAIARVVNGTLKTGEDVAIAKLDGSLQKIRITKLFSFSGLKRTDIVETELGDIVAVAGVEGITIGETITSAENPAPLPVIAIDEPTIAMQFTVNTSPFAGRDGQYVTSRNLRDRLQKELLTNVSLKVEEAANTDTFKVMGRGELQLSILIETMRREGFELMVGKPEIITRRDAKTGKLMEPTEKLVIDVPENFVGVVIEKLGARKGQMTKMHNHGYGRVRLEFSIPSRGLIGLRSELLTDTRGTAVLNSIFEGYSEWLGEIPHRLTGALISDRPGKTTAYALWNLQERGEMFTGPGEDVYEGMIVGENAREVDLDVNAVREKKLTNMRASTADEAIRLVPHKALSLEQAIEFIEDDEFVEVTPKSLRLRKKVLQANRRPKKGAVPAGVES, translated from the coding sequence ATGAGCATACGTAATTTAGCCATTATTGCCCACGTTGACCATGGCAAGACCACCCTGGTGGATGCCATGTTGCGCCAGAGCGGGACGTTCCGCGCCAATGAAGTCGTTGCCGACCGCGTCATGGATTCCAATGAACTCGAACGCGAGCGCGGCATCACCATCTTGGCCAAGAATACCGCCATTTTTTACCACACTGTGAAAATCAACATTGTAGATACACCCGGCCACGCCGACTTTGGCGGCGAAGTCGAGCGCGCGCTGAAGATGGTAGACGGCGTCATGCTGCTGGTCGATGCCAGCGAAGGTCCGCTGCCGCAGACGCGGTATGTATTGGGCAAGGCGCTCGAAGCTGGATTGCCTCCGATTGTTATCATGAACAAAATTGACCGGCCGGACGCCAGGCCGCAAGAGGTGTTGAACGAAATCTACGACCTCTTTATTGACCTGGACGCCAAAGAAGAGCAGCTTGATTTCCCTGTGCTCTATACCAATGCCAAGGCAGGAACTGCTTCAACTTCGGCCGAACAACCGGGCACGGATTTGAAGCTGCTGTTTGACGCCATCCTGGAAACCATTCCCGCTCCTGCGGGCGACGCGGCCGCCACTCTGCAAGTTCTTGTGGCCAATCTCGATTACAGCGATTACCTGGGGCGGCTGGCCATCGCGCGCGTAGTCAATGGAACGCTGAAGACGGGCGAGGATGTCGCCATCGCCAAGCTTGATGGCTCTCTGCAAAAGATACGCATCACAAAATTATTTTCGTTCAGCGGATTGAAGCGCACCGACATTGTTGAGACCGAACTGGGTGACATTGTGGCGGTGGCCGGGGTGGAAGGCATCACCATCGGCGAGACCATTACCAGCGCGGAAAATCCGGCGCCGCTGCCCGTCATCGCCATTGATGAACCCACGATTGCCATGCAGTTTACAGTCAATACCTCACCATTTGCCGGACGCGATGGGCAATACGTCACCTCGCGCAACCTGCGCGACCGCCTGCAAAAAGAGCTGCTGACCAATGTGTCGTTGAAAGTTGAGGAAGCCGCCAACACCGACACCTTCAAAGTCATGGGACGCGGCGAGCTGCAGCTTTCCATTCTCATCGAAACCATGCGGCGCGAAGGTTTTGAACTCATGGTGGGCAAGCCGGAGATCATTACCCGGCGCGATGCCAAGACCGGCAAGCTGATGGAGCCGACAGAAAAGCTGGTTATTGACGTTCCGGAAAACTTCGTGGGGGTGGTGATTGAGAAGCTGGGCGCCCGTAAGGGCCAGATGACCAAGATGCACAACCATGGTTATGGGCGGGTGCGCCTCGAATTCAGCATCCCCAGCCGCGGATTGATCGGGCTGCGCAGCGAGTTGCTGACCGACACACGGGGCACAGCGGTGCTCAATTCCATTTTTGAAGGCTACAGCGAGTGGCTGGGAGAGATTCCTCACCGGCTTACCGGCGCGCTCATCTCTGACCGCCCCGGTAAAACTACGGCCTATGCGTTATGGAACCTGCAGGAGCGCGGCGAGATGTTCACCGGCCCCGGCGAAGATGTCTACGAAGGCATGATCGTCGGCGAAAATGCGCGCGAGGTTGACCTGGATGTGAATGCAGTGCGGGAGAAAAAACTCACCAACATGCGCGCCTCCACAGCGGATGAAGCCATCCGCCTGGTCCCGCACAAGGCACTGAGCTTGGAGCAAGCGATTGAGTTCATCGAAGACGATGAGTTCGTGGAAGTCACACCAAAATCTCTGCGGCTGCGGAAGAAGGTTCTCCAGGCGAACAGGCGTCCCAAAAAGGGAGCGGTGCCGGCAGGAGTGGAAAGCTAG